tataattaaaaaattataaaatttaaattcaaaacatcaaaatcttacttctctcaattttatcatttcaatcaaaatcaaatcaaattcaattttttatataaattacttttataaatttattatataaatgttttcacccacaatttaatatatatatttttacattatcACAACATAGATCTATGTGGAAATCTTGttaattttttcgaaaaaatataaataattaaattttattatttcaataatgaattaaaattaataacaatgaCATCACATAATTCATCATTATGTATAAATTTATTCACCATCAATACATTGAAATATTTGTGTCTCAAATgtagaaaaatatatttgaatataagCATAAGATATAACCTTCGATTTAACTAATTCGATCACTATTTCaataacatttaaataaataattaaaaatcgataaaaattataaataaatttaactatcGCTTTTTATTCTGAATTCCAATTCTAAACGATTTATTtagagattaatttaatttatttattcaaattaatatattaatcgATTTTTAATATCCGAacaaaattgaaatgaatatataacCCAAAAGAATTGTAATAAATAGAGGTGGACAGCTTGTATTGGGCACATGTGAGTTGAGTCCATCAAGATGGAACTGTTACCACATTAATTAAGCACTGTATATTGAGACGTTGACCAACTAACGGTTAAAGTCTTTTGGGGCCTTTCTTTCTTCATCCATCCAAAGCCACTACTTTAAGTCAAAATCAGTCAAAAagatttttacttaaattataaaaaatatatatttactatattattatattaaattattcaagaattatttaaaaatataattatattgaattatttaaatatagttaacattatatttaatttttttgtaatattttatgtataattaattatttaaaaatatatatttcatatattattattttaaattatttaatatcatttaaattaactatatattttaattttttattataataccAAATATACAATGAATTATTATTTagttaaagaattaaatttatcatataataaataTACAACTAACATTTATAACCCCATTTGGGTTTTGCTTTTTTATAAGTATAACCCTTTTGGGTTGTTTTATATTTTCTAACTCTTTTGGATTATTATTCAAGTCATggaatttattatataataaatttataaaataattttccttaataatttaataaatatgtaaaaaaaaaaattatattattacttAAATAAGCAAATGATctttacataaataataaaaatattgtacatattattttattaatgaagttataatttaatatattttcaataattttataaaaattaaataactcaaaattttaattatataattgtttttagtttaataccCTCAATAATTACTACAATTGCTGCATTAGAATCCAAATATATATCTCGTCTCTAACTTTAAATTCacaataacaatatttaatatCACCGTTATAATATGGGGTAACAtaatatttaatgaaaaattattttatttattaaagtaaaaataaatacaaacgaGTCTAAAATGatgtcaaattttttatttatttcaataataattgaCCGAATAATaattcatgctttatatgtatgtatatatatatatcttatattTACACCTTGTACAATAATAACCATGTAATTTGTGTATGTAGGGGATATTAATTAATCCATGcccttatatttatttttctacatAAATTACTGGAGGCCTGAGATGAAAGTTACTCCAGTTGAAGGCAGCCAAAAATTTCCAGCAATGAACCTATCAACTGTAAATTTGGCAGCTTCATCACGCCCCATAACATGGAATCCTGGCCAGGTTACCCTCCCGGAAGTTCCAGCTCCGGGTCCGACATTTGCATACTCGGCAAAATACAACGATTTTGAGTAACCCCCTTCTCCGGGCCATTCGACCCAACCTCTTGAAGCGATGGCATTGTCTATTGTTGATTCCATGACTACTGCTCGAGAATATTGTTTCCAGGGCCTACCAAGATATGATTCAAAGCTATGTTTAACGGGAGAAAAATCTGAGCTTGGCACGATCCGACAATTCTGAACCGAGAAGCCGGTGTTTTGTCCGGGATCCGACCGTCCATTCGCAAGGATCACATTGTAGCCGGAAGGGCGACGAAGTGCCAATGTGCAACTTTGGAAAACTGCGGCCGCATTACCGAATATGAAATCGACTGTGCCGTAAATATCGCATTCTCTATAGAATTGACGCAGGGAAAGTGCGTACAATGTGTCCTGGTACCCTGCAATGCTGCACCTATAGAAAACCGAACGATCGGAGGCAACGTAAAGAGCTAAGGCTTGTTCTCCTTGAGGACCGGCTGTATTTTGAAATCCGATATCTCGAGCTATAAATCCGTCACCTGTAACAGCTAAGAATCACAAGAAAAGTCGAAGAAAACAATTAGAATTGATGACATTCTTTAATGACaacaattaaatatgttattgatttagactaattaataatattataaaaatagagcgatcatattatgttaaattaaattataaagattaaatatcaaatttcaacataatagagggattaaattcACAATTAGACCTTAAAATATAGGACAGGATTATAAGAGATAAAAAAAACTTACTAAATGTGGCGGAACCGGGCATGGAAGAGCCACCATTTACACTGTCACTACCAACGATGATAGTACTATATTTACCATCTCCAACTAAAGTAATACCATCTTTATTAGTACGAATTTTTTCTTTATAAACTCCAGCTTTTACGTAAATCACAAATCGTCCCCCAGAAGCAGCATTAATAGCTTCCGAGATTGTTTTATAATTTCCCGATCCATCTTTTGCCACTACAGCATTGGCTTTTACTGCCGGCACTTGAAGTAGTTTCCGATCTTTCGCCGATAACCATTCAGGGAAAACCCGATCAGCCTCAGCTAGCCGGCGGGACTTGGTGAAATGGGTTAACTCACTAGGTATCCTATTGACAAGGGCTAAAGTGTTGCTGCCCAATTGAGACAAGTAATCCATTTTTTGAGATATTTGTCTCATCAAGTCACCATTGGAGAAATTATGACTGTCGGCAGAGTCTTTACAAGCTTGTTGGTATGTCAAGGCAGCACTTATCCATGTCTGGATGTCATGTTTGTTTTTGTTACGAGAATTCTTAAGAGCTAATAATGACTGGTCGAGCCGCTTTAAAGACATGCTCAATAGCCCTTCACAGTATCCTGCATGAGAAACGTTGTGCTTTTTAgctaaaaaagaaaggaaaaacagaaaGGATTCTTCAAGGATTGAATCCGAAATTAAtgtcaattaaacatgtaatataAAGTTCTCTGTATTTATCGACtcgaatttataaatttatatttgttatataataatttttacctAATGTGTCACAATCtagttaaattaatataattaatgtcACTGATTAAgtcatactaaaaattttataatagtaaaaactAAATTACCACATCatatgtataatataatataataaaatcaaattatataaagactaaattaccACATCATATACATTAGCCAAAAAAGTGTTGAGTTTTGTCGGCAAACCTGTGATGGAATTGACATGTTGGGCTTCATCGACATGGAGATCAGTGGTGAATTTGGTGAAGTAGGAAGTAGGAAGCTGGGTCTCTAAGATGGTTTTGTTTATAAGAGCTGACAAAATGTCAGGCTTTTGATTTTCAGACCCCAACCCTGTCATTGTGTCAACACAAAGGGTAGAGTATCTAGTAAAcctgcattgctcatcaacatgttTTTGGTTGGCGGCTAAACAACCTTGGGTCACCATTAGGACAAGACCCATTACCCTAAACATAGTGATGAATTCCAGCATTGTCGTTTCTGAGAAATTTATCATAGAAGCAGCAGCTATGCCGAATTTAGACAAGTAATGTAGCTTGTATGAATGTGTTGTGAGTTGTAGGAAAGTATGGGGTGTCGATATTTATAGGGAGGGATGCCTGGTTTTGGACTTAAATGATTCGTGGCATAAAACATGTTAGTTTAAGTGTCTATTTTTTTCTACGACCGTACATGACATGGCAATGTTGCTAAGATCGATGTCCATGTCATCTATTTCGTAAAATTTCTCTCTCAAGtcatatataataacaatgtgTACATGGTATATATTTAAGAGCTACTTTATtaaaattgtgatattgtaattttactttaatttactgaaatttgatttttgtattttacGAAAATTGAAGAGTTAATTGAATTTTAGCATAATTGGCAtgagtattattgtcaatgcagaaGAATATAGAtttgagtgcgctgaagcgcattatcatcttatttatgggttggagaaGGGCTATAAGTATTTCtaggtattgtataaaaaaagtagatatgatcaaaacatataataaaattacttaaatctTTGTATTGAGAAGTTAATTTGATTGCggttaatataaattttgtaacatttttttatttttttttatagtcGACAATTAAAAGgaaatattttctcaatttttgttatAGTTATTGCAACCCTGAAGCAGCTATTGGATCAACTATTATGTCCTCGATTTATAGTAACAGAAAATCAACGCGTATCAATCAATCAACTTTGTTGAataagtaatattaataatattaaattagaaGATTCACCAATTTGAATTAACATGTACAATATGTTGGAATCTACATCATGTTTTcgaaaatataagaaattaaagtATCTTGGTCCTTTCTTATGAGTTGATCTCGAaggaaattgattaaaaaattccTGATCGCCTTTTTTCCCTTCCATTCATATCATTTTCTTAGCCATTTCCCAACCTATACTACTTGTACTTCATATGGGTCTTTAATTTCATCAAAGACCTGCATAAGAGACTActagttttaactttttttagaatatttatatgCGGGGAAATATTTGATACTAGTGGAGCTTTCAGAGTTTGTAAGTAAGGTTAAAGATCGACAAGTATCCTAAaagagtatagtaaaatattaaaaaaattaatttctaaaaaaaaagatatatgacaattttttaagactgtttgtggaataaaaaaaatattttactaatgtaccaaatactaacccatatatatatatatgatatgtattacatatataatgttttaaatatatagaAGTTATATATTAAACCATATATTAATATCCTATATTTACCTTGACTCTAAATAATGCCAGTgagaaacatataattataactagAGGTGTTTATGGGTCAAGCTGAGTTTAAGGATGATATTAACACACTTTATATTTACTCAAACTTGTCTCCGCtcaaaatatgagtttaaaattttgcctaaacccACTTATATTTGTAAATGGCTAACTCAAACTCATTTTTAGACTCGTccatattttttagatttttttaacaatatttaattattttaaatttaatatttaataatcttatatatttcttcatttattaaaattttattttttttggtactTTTCATATCTATTTTATGGTCCATGTTTGGGGTTTATGGTTGCTCCTCTCCCAACAATGTTGTCTCCAATGTTCCAACATTGTTCTTCCATTGGAAGTATAATGTGCCTTACCACTACATCCAACACTTGTtggtatttattaaaattatatatataggcattttaacattttttagtgtttacattataatattatatattacaatagatttagttttttatgttttataaattataatatatataaatagcataatataatatattataaatatagaaaataatttagGCTAAGTTCAGGCCTTGAATATTTGAGCCCGTGCCTAGTCTATATTTTAAATGGGCctaatttttttgtccaatttcATTTTTCGTGtataatatttttgtccaaaccctctcgAAAATTGATTGGATCTGAAGGCTTGGACAAATAACCCGATTTATAAAGAGTTCTAATTATATCatagttaatatattattatattattataagtgCATGACAAGAGTTACATATGTCATAAGTTTTTAAACAGGAATTTATTCATAAAGGAGAATCTGACCAATGAGAACTTGGCTCAATGGTAAAGTTGagattttaagaattttaatttttcaagtaTCACTTTATGTAAGGTTAATGCTCAAGTAGGAACCCAACATTTTAGGGCTACTCATACAATAGTCAAACCTTTTAAATTAGTCATACAAGGGTTTAATCTTTACAAATGTGCTcaaataaaggttaaatttttcaaaatagtcaaaTAAGGGTTAAACcttttcaaaaatactaaaataaaggTAAACTTTTTTAAATGTGCTCAAATAAGGGCTTCTCAAACGTcgtatattaatttttaaattatgtttttattattttcttttcttttaaacaaTATTTGATTTAACTATTATGTCTTTTATACTAAACTGAATTAAAACGCGTGAAAAGTCTTCatttaagtatttttataaatattagacCCTTATACGatcattttgaaatatttaacTCTTATGTGAGCAACTCTTAAAATATTCAACCTAATTTAAGCATTCAACCctttatgtaaatatataaattttctcttaaatttattGTAATTAGTATGAAAAAGAATAGCATCACAGTGTGAACCAAGGGCAACTTACATGGTCAAATCTCtcacaaacaaaaataaagtcACACATTGCCGAAGGAAATGGAAAACCATCGTACCTAATACATCTTTAAATGAATTATTGGGTATTTTGTGCATAACATTGTGAAGTCTAGTATTTGGATTTGAAAGCTATTAGAAAGCATATCTGCCATCTGCTAATCCAATAATAATCACATCAATTTAGAGCACAAAAATTAATGTAAGATGGGCCCTTTTTTCCCACTCAAGTTGTAAATGACCTCACATGCAATGCCAAAACTCATGTGTCGTTTTAGTTAGCATTGATGTTGATGATTAACaccattttgaaaaagaaaaaaagtgccTTTAAAATGGTTTGTGATGAAAAAATTGTGGCGAGACAATGaaatatttagaaatatattatCTTTAAAATCATACTAGTATATTTCTTCTTGTATTggattaattatttgtttatattaatttataaaaaaaataaaacttaaaatatgctctatatttctatatatttcgtgtatttgaaatttagtctttttatttttattttttaagaatttaatccctttactttttaaatttaaaattttaggtttagttgttattattgttaaaattcttttgttaagTTTACtaatgtgacattttaaaattaaaaaaaatcccttGATAGtgatgtaacaaaaaaaaaaagtttgaaaattaaTGCTGATATGgacttaaaagcattcattcaaaCTCGTCATgataaaaaatattcttttttgttggaatagtaatctttaaaaaaatgtcATCAGCATTGTAGTTAaaatagttagcaatattaattatttagattaactaatgatattataaaaataaagggactaaattatgttaaaaattaaaatataatgattaaaacCAAGTTTTAGCATAATATAGgggccaaaaataaaatttgactatTGTCTTATAATGCT
The Gossypium hirsutum isolate 1008001.06 chromosome A07, Gossypium_hirsutum_v2.1, whole genome shotgun sequence genome window above contains:
- the LOC107929870 gene encoding pectinesterase translates to MINFSETTMLEFITMFRVMGLVLMVTQGCLAANQKHVDEQCRFTRYSTLCVDTMTGLGSENQKPDILSALINKTILETQLPTSYFTKFTTDLHVDEAQHVNSITGYCEGLLSMSLKRLDQSLLALKNSRNKNKHDIQTWISAALTYQQACKDSADSHNFSNGDLMRQISQKMDYLSQLGSNTLALVNRIPSELTHFTKSRRLAEADRVFPEWLSAKDRKLLQVPAVKANAVVAKDGSGNYKTISEAINAASGGRFVIYVKAGVYKEKIRTNKDGITLVGDGKYSTIIVGSDSVNGGSSMPGSATFTVTGDGFIARDIGFQNTAGPQGEQALALYVASDRSVFYRCSIAGYQDTLYALSLRQFYRECDIYGTVDFIFGNAAAVFQSCTLALRRPSGYNVILANGRSDPGQNTGFSVQNCRIVPSSDFSPVKHSFESYLGRPWKQYSRAVVMESTIDNAIASRGWVEWPGEGGYSKSLYFAEYANVGPGAGTSGRVTWPGFHVMGRDEAAKFTVDRFIAGNFWLPSTGVTFISGLQ